Proteins encoded together in one Drosophila albomicans strain 15112-1751.03 chromosome 2R, ASM965048v2, whole genome shotgun sequence window:
- the LOC117575050 gene encoding ubiquitin domain-containing protein 1 — MGACVCRMNPDNETMSVSSASASRPASAGIPMGGATRKNRPLCHETIKWRSDVPLTEGQLRSKRDEFWDTAPAFDGRKEIWDALRAATNAAEGLDFQMAQAILDGANVSVPNGYLTECYDELGTQYKVPIYCLSYPINIVKEENGRDSPAEYSEPVDGGTELILKLRISSTMTDVKLPVYSKDTVGQCKKKLQATEGVDACCQRWFYSGKLLGDKVPIDECSIHQGYVVQVIVNTEHYNHDNSTSIVHMSLGS; from the exons ATGGGAGCCTGTGTATGTCGCATGAATCCCGACAATGAGACCATGAGCGTCTCATCAGCGAGCGCCTCTCGTCCGGCCAGCGCAG GCATTCCAATGGGAGGTGCAACGCGCaaaaatcgcccactgtgccaTGAGACAATTAAATGGCGCTCCGATGTGCCATTAACTGAAGGCCAATTGCGCTCGAAGCGGGACGAGTTTTGGGACACGGCTCCCGCCTTTGATGGCCGCAAGGAGATTTGGGATGCACTCAGAGCCGCCACAAATGCAGCCGAGGGCCTTGATTTCCAAATGGCCCAAGCGATTTTGGACGGCGCCAATGTATCCGTGCCTAATGG GTACCTCACAGAATGTTACGATGAGCTCGGTACACAGTATAAGGTGCCAATTTATTGTCTATCATATCCCATAAACATTGTGAAAGAGGAGAACGGACGCGATTCACCAGCTGAATACTCAGAGCCTGTGGATGGAGGCACCGAACTCATTCTCAAGCTGCGCATATCATCGACCATGACTGATGTTAAACTGCCGGTATACTCAAAGGATACAGTGGGACAGTGCAAGAAAAAGCTACAG GCCACGGAGGGTGTGGATGCATGTTGCCAACGTTGGTTCTACAGCGGCAAGCTGTTGGGGGACAAGGTGCCGATCGATGAGTGCAGCATACACCAAGGATACGTCGTACAGGTCATTGTTAATACGGAGCATTACAATCACGACAACAGCACGAGTATCGTTCACATGTCACTTGGGAGCTAG
- the LOC117575051 gene encoding LOW QUALITY PROTEIN: odorant receptor 83a (The sequence of the model RefSeq protein was modified relative to this genomic sequence to represent the inferred CDS: substituted 1 base at 1 genomic stop codon), producing the protein MVYFIDILHIAFLYSSVLFSILNLKYINVKIXIRSARGFTYVTMEGPIRFTNIWAKSLIYSCQVAALFWLALPIAYRDKSLPLACWYPIDHKQPIVYEVIFFLQGMGQIQISAAFTAASGFLKNVLATSYLEVGATLTELRKLQEAQSVADAELNQYSYAIEERTPLEELIRERDANNITDFSASFNRAFKSCIAQHRFIIAALRKIERFFNPIWLCKTGEVTFLVCLVAFVWTKSTSANSFIRMLILGQYLVLVLFEMFVICYFAELVYQNSQRCGDALWRSPWQLCMRQVRSHYLFFIMNGQKHFQLTAGKIYNLNVERFRSVSIQIKSSTANIWSNRMKRVEHSEEEWKRRDLFGFIRSTMRVASMYPWSLDTNGNVLSYLINLIDLIYEMFNYFVCVHLAALYVCTIYIYYGQGDLEFLVNCLIQTIIYIWSILMKLYFRRFRPKLLNEIISSINGKHQTRSALGFTYVTSMGALRHSNLWIKSYVYCCFIGTIFWLVLPIVYRDGSLPLACWYPFDYTQPIVYEVIFFLQAMGQIQVAASFASSSGFHMVLGILVSGQYDILYCSLKNVLATTYLRMGATLAQLSELKEAQSVADAEVNQFSYSQEIHTPLEKLTEQQTSSNIRDFKIAFRDCFKDCVEQHHYIIATLYKWEHFYNPIWIFKIGEVTFLMCLVAFVSTKSTTANSFMRMVSLGQYLLLVAYELFIICYFADLVYQNSQRCGDALWRSPWHLHMRQVRSEYLFFLMNSRRQFQLTAGKIYNLNVDRFRGTITTAFSFLTLLQKMDARA; encoded by the exons ATGGTG tattttattgatatattacatATAGCATTTCTATATTCTAGTGTTTTGTTCAGTATactaaacttaaaatatataaatgtaaaaatataa ATTCGCTCGGCTCGCGGATTCACCTATGTGACCATGGAGGGTCCAATCCGTTTTACGAATATTTGGGCTAAAAGCCTGATCTATAGCTGCCAAGTGGCTGCTCTGTTCTGGCTAGCTCTTCCTATCGCCTACAGGGATAAGAGTCTGCCTCTGGCCTGCTGGTATCCCATTGACCACAAG CAACCAATTGTCTATGAAGTCATTTTCTTTCTTCAGGGCATGGGACAGATTCAAATATCCGCTGCCTTTACGGCTGCCAGCGGATT CCTAAAAAATGTGCTGGCCACAAGTTACTTGGAAGTCGGCGCCACACTCACGGAACTGAG AAAACTGCAAGAGGCACAATCTGTGGCCGATGCCGAGCTGAATCAATACAGCTATGCAATAGAGGAGCGAACTCCGTTGGAAGAACTCATTCGGGAAAGAGatgcaaataatattacaGACTTTTCCGCCTCATTCAATCGGGCTTTCAAAAGCTGTATAGCTCAGCATCGGTTTATTATTGCGGCTCTTAGGAAAATCGAAAGGTTCTTTAATCCTATTTGGCTTTGCAAGACGGGCGAGGTGACATTCTTGGTGTGCCTTGTGGCCTTTGTCTGGACGAAGAGCACTTCGGCCAATTCGTTTATACGTATGCTAATCCTGGGCCAATATTTGGTGTTGGTGCTCTTTGAGATGTTTGTCATCTGCTATTTTGCCGAGTTGGTCTATCAGAACAGTCAGCGTTGTGGCGATGCTCTGTGGCGTAGTCCTTGGCAACTGTGTATGCGCCAGGTGCGCAGTCATTACCTCTTCTTCATTATGAATGGACAGAAACACTTTCAGCTAACCGCTGGCAAGATATACAATCTGAATGTGGAACGCTTTAGGAGCGTAA GCATCCAAATCAAGTCTAGCACCGCAAACATTTGGAGCAACAGGATGAAACGCGTCGAGCACTCTGAGGAAGAATGGAAACGTCGGGATCTCTTTGGATTTATAAGATCTACAATGCGCGTGGCTTCGATGTATCCATGGAGCTTAGACACAAATGGCAATGTTCTAAGCTatctaataaatttgattgacTTGATCTACGAGATGTTCAACTACTTTGTTTGTGTACATCTGGCGGCATTATACGTCTGCACTATCTACATCTACTATGGCCAAGGGGATCTGGAATTTCTCGTCAATTGTCTCATACAAACGATCATCTATATTTGGTCCATCCTAATGAAATTGTACTTTCGACGCTTTCGACCCAAGCTGCTGAATGAGATCATCAGCTCTATCAATGGAAAACATCAGACGCGCTCAGCACTCGGTTTCACCTATGTGACCAGCATGGGAGCATTGCGTCATTCTAATCTGTGGATCAAGAGCTACGTTTACTGCTGCTTTATAGGCACCATATTCTGGCTAGTGCTGCCCATTGTCTACAGAGATGGCAGTCTGCCCTTGGCTTGTTGGTATCCCTTCGATTACACC CAACCGATTGTCTATGAGGTGATATTCTTTCTTCAGGCCATGGGACAGATTCAAGTGGCAGCTTCATTTGCCTCTTCTAGTGGATTTCATATGGTCTTGGGCATACTCGTCTCTGGCCAATACGATATTCTCTATTGCAGCCTCAAGAATGTGTTGGCCACAACATATTTGAGAATGGGTGCGACTTTGGCACAGCTGAG CGAACTCAAAGAGGCGCAATCTGTGGCAGATGCCGAGGTGAATCAGTTCAGCTACTCCCAAGAGATTCACACTCCACTGGAAAAACTCACAGAGCAGCAAACGTCGAGTAATATTAGAGACTTTAAAATCGCCTTCAGAGATTGTTTTAAAGATTGCGTGGAGCAACATCATTATATCATAGCGACCCTTTACAAATGGGAACACTTCTATAATCCCATCTGGATATTCAAGATCGGCGAGGTGACCTTTCTCATGTGCCTAGTGGCCTTTGTCTCGACCAAAAGCACAACGGCCAATTCGTTTATGCGCATGGTTTCGTTGGGTCAGTATCTGCTGCTTGTGGCTTATGAGCTCTTCATCATCTGCTACTTTGCCGACCTGGTCTATCAGAATAGTCAACGTTGTGGAGATGCTCTGTGGCGTAGTCCTTGGCATCTGCACATGCGACAAGTGCGCAGTGaatatttgttctttttgatGAATTCCCGGCGACAGTTTCAGCTGACTGCTGGCAAAATATACAATCTAAATGTGGATCGCTTCAGAGGC ACTATCACAACAGCTTTTTCATTTCTGACGCTTCTACAGAAAATGGATGCTCGTGCCTAG
- the LOC117575308 gene encoding odorant receptor 83a-like, with product MNCVKHSDISMDEKWKRRDLFGFIRATMWVASMYPWNADNQKTGFLKYSIELLDVCFEIFNYFVCGHIAILYICTILINYDKGDLEFIVNCFLQTIIYIWAIFMKLYFRRFQSKLLHETISFMNEKHQIRSARGFTYVTMEGPIRFTNIWAKSLIYSCQVAALFWLALPIAYRDKSLPLACWYPIDHKQPIVYEVIFFLQGMGQIQISAAFTAASGLYMVFGILISGQYDILFCSLKNVLATSYLEVGATLTELRKLQEAQSVADAELNQYSYAIEERTPLEELIRERDANNITDFSASFNRAFKSCIAQHRFIIAALRKIERFFNPIWLCKTGEVTFLVCLVAFVWTKSTSANSFIRMLILGQYLVLVLFEMFVICYFAELVYQNSQRCGDALWRSPWQLCMRQVRSHYLFFIMNGQKHFQLTAGKIYNLNVERFRSIITTAFSVLTLLRKMDARGNL from the exons ATGAATTGCGTTAAGCACTCAGATATATCCATGGACGAAAAATGGAAGCGTCGAGATCTCTTTGGATTTATACGGGCCACAATGTGGGTGGCATCCATGTATCCATGGAATGCAGACAATCAGAAAACTGGATTTTTAAAGTACTCAATAGAATTGCTCGATGTGTGCTTTGAAATCTTCAATTACTTTGTCTGTGGCCATATTGCGATACTATATATCTGcacaattttaatcaattacGACAAGGGAGATCTGGAGTTTATCGTCAATTGTTTCCTTCAGACGATCATCTATATATGGGCGATTTTCATGAAACTTTACTTTCGACGATTTCAATCCAAACTCTTGCATGAAACCATTAGCTTCATGAATGAAAAACATCAGATTCGCTCGGCTCGCGGATTCACCTATGTGACCATGGAGGGTCCAATCCGTTTTACGAATATTTGGGCTAAAAGCCTGATCTATAGCTGCCAAGTGGCTGCTCTGTTCTGGCTAGCTCTTCCTATCGCCTACAGGGATAAGAGTCTGCCTCTGGCCTGCTGGTATCCCATTGACCACAAG CAACCAATTGTCTATGAAGTCATTTTCTTTCTTCAGGGCATGGGACAGATTCAAATATCCGCTGCCTTTACGGCTGCCAGCGGATTGTATATGGTGTTTGGTATTCTAATATCGGGACAATATGATATCTTATTTTGCAGCCTAAAAAATGTGCTGGCCACAAGTTACTTGGAAGTCGGCGCCACACTCACGGAACTGAG AAAACTGCAAGAGGCACAATCTGTGGCCGATGCCGAGCTGAATCAATACAGCTATGCAATAGAGGAGCGAACTCCGTTGGAAGAACTCATTCGGGAAAGAGatgcaaataatattacaGACTTTTCCGCCTCATTCAATCGGGCTTTCAAAAGCTGTATAGCTCAGCATCGGTTTATTATTGCGGCTCTTAGGAAAATCGAAAGGTTCTTTAATCCTATTTGGCTTTGCAAGACGGGCGAGGTGACATTCTTGGTGTGCCTTGTGGCCTTTGTCTGGACGAAGAGCACTTCGGCCAATTCGTTTATACGTATGCTAATCCTGGGCCAATATTTGGTGTTGGTGCTCTTTGAGATGTTTGTCATCTGCTATTTTGCCGAGTTGGTCTATCAGAACAGTCAGCGTTGTGGCGATGCTCTGTGGCGTAGTCCTTGGCAACTGTGTATGCGCCAGGTGCGCAGTCATTACCTCTTCTTCATTATGAATGGACAGAAACACTTTCAGCTAACCGCTGGCAAGATATACAATCTGAATGTGGAACGCTTTAGGAGC ATAATTACCACAGCATTTTCAGTGCTTACGCTCTTAAGAAAAATGGATGCGCGTGGAAATCTctaa
- the LOC117574534 gene encoding alpha-tocopherol transfer protein-like: MMMLHPTPAQRVSIREELREPEDPADIERDIKLIREWLETQPHLPKDMDDMRLTTFLRGCKFSLEKVKKKLDMYYTMRNAVPEFFANRDINRPELNIVLDYVHCPTLPGITPNGRRITFIRGIDCDFQPHHILDAMKVALMIGDVRLAEESVGIAGDVFILDAAVASASHFAKFSPTVVKKFLIAVQEAYPVKVKEVHVINISPLVDTIFNFVKPFVKEKIRSRITFHNDVDSLYKVVPRELLPNEYGGKAGPIVELNQWWKQKLADNTKWFQEQEDKKANESLRPGAPKTSDDLFGMEGTFRQLNID, translated from the exons ATGATGATGCTTCATCCCACACCAGCACAGCGCGTGAGCATCCGCGAGGAGTTGCGCGAGCCTGAGGATCCAGCAGACATTGAGCGTGACATCAAGCTGATCCGCGAGTGGCTGGAGACGCAGCCCCATCTGCCCAAGGACATGGACGATATGCGTCTAACGACCTTCTTGCGTGGCTGCAAATTCAGTCTGGAGAAGGTGAAGAAGAAGCTTGACATGTACTACACCATGCGCAACGCTGTTCCCGAGTTCTTTGCCAATCGCGACATCAACCGCCCGGAGCTCAACATTGTGCTCGACTATGT GCACTGCCCCACATTGCCGGGTATCACGCCCAATGGACGTCGTATTACGTTCATTCGGGGCATCGACTGCGATTTCCAGCCCCATCATATTCTGGATGCCATGAAGGTGGCTCTCATGATTGGCGATGTGCGTCTCGCTGAGGAGTCTGTGGGCATTGCTGGCGATGTTTTCATTCTGGACGCAGCCGTGGCCAGTGCCTCTCACTTTGCCAAATTCTCACCGACTGTGGTTAAGAAGTTCTTGATCGCCGTGCAGGAGGCGTATCCCGTCAAGGTGAAGGAGGTGCATGTGATCAACATCTCGCCACTGGTTGACACGATCTTCAACTTTGTGAAGCCATTCGTCAAGGAGAAGATCCGCAGCCGCATCACCTTCCACAACGATGTAGACAGCCTCTACAAGGTGGTGCCACGTGAGCTGCTGCCCAACGAGTACGGCGGCAAGGCGGGACCCATCGTTGAGCTTAACCAGTGGTGGAAACAGAAGCTTGCCGATAACACCAAGTGGTTCCAGGAGCAGGAGGACAAGAAGGCCAACGAATCGTTGCGCCCGGGTGCACCAAAGACCAGCGATGATCTCTTTGGCATGGAGGGAACCTTCCGCCAGTTGAACATCGATTGA